From a region of the Lentilactobacillus curieae genome:
- a CDS encoding amino acid ABC transporter permease encodes MISIFQNYGGLLLQGFWQTILCSLIALFFALIIGSAFAILEVMPNKLVHVIAKAYIELFRNIPLLVITMFFYVVIPMYVAKISGFASGTIGLTLYSSAFIAETVRSGIQSVDPGQMEGARSNGLTFWQSMRYIVLPQAFKYVIPPLGNQFINLIKNSSVLAFVAGFDLMYQGNVIASDSLQSMSAYMCVGVLYLVITLPLSYYMRHLEKKIAA; translated from the coding sequence ATGATAAGTATTTTTCAAAATTATGGAGGCCTTCTTCTCCAAGGATTCTGGCAAACAATTCTATGTAGTTTGATTGCGTTGTTCTTTGCGTTGATCATTGGTTCTGCATTCGCTATTTTGGAAGTTATGCCAAACAAGTTGGTTCATGTAATCGCTAAGGCATACATCGAACTATTCCGGAACATTCCGCTACTAGTTATCACAATGTTTTTCTACGTGGTTATTCCAATGTACGTGGCAAAAATTAGTGGGTTTGCTTCTGGAACAATTGGTCTGACACTTTACTCATCAGCGTTTATTGCTGAAACTGTTCGTTCAGGAATTCAATCGGTTGATCCTGGACAAATGGAAGGTGCCCGTTCAAATGGTTTGACCTTCTGGCAATCAATGCGTTACATAGTGTTGCCACAGGCCTTTAAGTACGTTATCCCACCATTGGGAAACCAATTTATCAACTTAATTAAGAACTCATCAGTTCTAGCCTTCGTTGCTGGATTTGATTTGATGTACCAGGGTAACGTTATTGCTTCTGACTCACTACAAAGTATGAGTGCTTATATGTGTGTCGGAGTGCTTTATTTGGTAATCACATTGCCATTGAGCTACTATATGCGTCACCTTGAAAAGAAAATTGCTGCTTAA
- a CDS encoding amino acid ABC transporter permease, translating into MLNVLGAYSWVNIRFLLEGAWVTVFVSVLSILFSYILGVILGITRYVNIKWLSPIVGFIIDIIRNLPLILIIFFTYFGLPLLGFKPAPIWASIMALSIFEAAMVAEIVRAGIASIPVGQMEGARANGLTYWQGLWHIVLPQAIRNMIPAIVSQFISLVKDTSLATIIVLPDLMNHAQIIYGQNTNYTIPMFIALAVIYFIVCYSLSLFASYLERRQKKSIAQDPEDEDVQGGDMPLQ; encoded by the coding sequence ATGTTAAACGTATTAGGTGCATATTCATGGGTTAACATCCGGTTCCTTCTTGAAGGAGCTTGGGTCACTGTTTTTGTTTCAGTCCTTTCAATTTTATTTAGCTACATTTTAGGGGTTATCTTAGGAATTACCCGTTACGTTAATATCAAATGGTTGTCACCAATTGTTGGGTTCATTATTGATATCATTCGTAACTTGCCATTGATTTTGATAATCTTCTTTACCTACTTTGGTTTGCCACTTCTAGGCTTTAAGCCAGCGCCAATTTGGGCATCAATTATGGCGCTTTCAATTTTCGAAGCTGCCATGGTTGCTGAAATTGTGCGTGCCGGAATTGCCTCGATCCCAGTTGGTCAAATGGAAGGTGCTCGGGCCAATGGACTTACTTATTGGCAAGGTTTGTGGCACATTGTGTTACCCCAAGCCATTAGAAATATGATTCCTGCCATCGTTTCTCAATTCATTTCCTTAGTTAAGGATACTTCACTGGCAACTATCATTGTGCTGCCTGATTTGATGAACCATGCGCAAATCATTTATGGTCAGAATACTAATTACACAATTCCAATGTTTATTGCATTGGCGGTTATTTACTTTATCGTTTGTTACTCACTTTCACTGTTTGCCTCATACCTTGAGAGACGTCAGAAGAAGTCTATTGCCCAAGACCCTGAAGATGAAGATGTTCAGGGTGGAGATATGCCGCTGCAATAG
- a CDS encoding ArgE/DapE family deacylase produces MEKQQKIQILSDLIAIRSVNDNEAQVADYISGLFEPYANKGVDIQRVTYAPGRDNLVITIGEGPSTLGFSGHEDVVAAGDPADWSSDPFEATIKDNKLYGRGATDMKSGLAAQLIAMLEMLESDSVPGKIKMFATVGEETGEYGAAQLTKAGYVDGIGGLIISEPGDGMSRVGFTSKGVIDYIITSVGKGAHSSRPEKGVNAIDPLVDFATEVRSVMAKFDKENPVLGKLTHVQSVISGGVQINSVPAKGIMKGNIRTIPEYPNQVVFDALNGLVEKLNQRPGFDLSIKYSFPEEAMPGDENSPFIKLLKKVHDGMFDEPLEAVGQTGANDGQEFLHAKGDFSIALLGPGNDTSHQVDEYVDLDVYLKSIDFYKQLAVEFFAKEK; encoded by the coding sequence ATGGAAAAACAGCAGAAAATTCAGATTTTATCTGATCTGATTGCAATTCGATCAGTGAACGATAATGAAGCACAGGTTGCTGATTACATCTCAGGGTTATTTGAACCTTATGCAAATAAGGGAGTGGATATTCAAAGAGTTACATATGCGCCTGGAAGAGATAACTTGGTGATTACGATTGGAGAAGGCCCATCAACACTTGGCTTTTCTGGTCATGAGGATGTGGTTGCTGCGGGTGATCCTGCTGATTGGAGTAGCGATCCGTTTGAAGCAACTATCAAAGATAACAAACTATACGGTCGTGGTGCTACTGACATGAAGAGCGGCTTGGCAGCACAACTCATTGCTATGTTAGAGATGCTTGAGTCAGATAGTGTTCCAGGAAAGATAAAGATGTTTGCAACAGTGGGTGAAGAAACTGGGGAGTATGGTGCTGCTCAATTGACTAAAGCTGGATACGTTGACGGAATTGGTGGACTGATTATTTCGGAGCCGGGTGATGGCATGAGCCGAGTTGGCTTTACGTCTAAAGGAGTTATTGATTACATCATCACTTCTGTTGGTAAGGGTGCGCATAGTTCTCGTCCAGAAAAGGGAGTCAACGCTATTGACCCTTTGGTTGATTTTGCTACTGAAGTTAGATCTGTGATGGCCAAATTTGATAAGGAGAACCCGGTTCTTGGCAAGTTGACTCACGTTCAAAGTGTCATTAGTGGTGGGGTACAAATTAATAGTGTTCCTGCTAAGGGGATCATGAAGGGAAACATTCGCACGATTCCAGAATATCCTAATCAAGTAGTTTTTGATGCGTTGAATGGGTTGGTGGAGAAGTTGAATCAAAGGCCGGGTTTTGATTTATCGATAAAATATAGCTTTCCAGAAGAAGCAATGCCCGGGGATGAAAACTCGCCATTTATCAAGTTGCTCAAAAAGGTTCATGATGGGATGTTTGATGAACCATTGGAAGCAGTTGGGCAAACCGGCGCAAATGATGGTCAAGAATTTCTTCATGCAAAGGGTGACTTCAGTATTGCTCTATTGGGACCTGGTAACGATACTTCCCACCAAGTTGATGAGTATGTAGACTTAGATGTCTATCTCAAATCAATTGATTTTTATAAACAGTTAGCAGTTGAATTCTTCGCAAAGGAGAAATAA
- a CDS encoding YfcC family protein, producing MNQIDEKKSKRLKMPSAFTILFGLIALIAVLTWVIPAGTYSTTSDGTLISGTYKTVASHTQGLWDVLMAPIIGMIGNKQTTGAIEISMFILVIGGFLGVVNKTGALDDGIRAIVNRYRGHEKRLIIVLMILFSIGGSTYGMGEETMAFFPLLIPIMMGVGYDSLVAVGIILLSTRVGDLASTVNPFATGVASGIIKISPGVGLFSRIILLIIVTAIAILFVLHYAEKIRKDPTKSLVYQQRDKDMETFSVAARTAEPKPLTKNQKGVLVVFCLTFVIMIIGLVPWTSINSHWTFFDSFNSLITKNTFLGTILGKDIVSLGNWYFNEITLLFLLMSIVIKFVGHINESEFISSFMGGMAELLNVAIIVAVARGIQAIMNSGMITGTILHFGETGLSGLPKPVFAILAFVFFCVLSIVIPSSSGLAAATMGIMGSLAAFSHVDGSVMVSAFQASSGLITAITPTSAILMGALALSHISLITWWKWTWKLIAMLFIITCAFLGIVAVL from the coding sequence ATGAATCAAATCGATGAAAAAAAGTCTAAACGGTTAAAGATGCCGTCAGCGTTTACGATTTTATTTGGTCTGATTGCGCTGATTGCTGTTCTGACCTGGGTTATTCCAGCTGGGACGTACTCAACGACATCAGATGGAACGCTAATCAGTGGAACCTACAAAACAGTTGCTAGCCATACCCAAGGACTTTGGGATGTTTTAATGGCACCAATTATTGGGATGATTGGAAATAAGCAGACCACTGGAGCCATTGAAATTTCGATGTTTATTTTGGTTATTGGTGGATTTCTTGGCGTTGTCAATAAGACAGGTGCCTTAGATGACGGTATTCGAGCCATTGTTAACCGTTATCGAGGACATGAAAAGCGCCTCATTATCGTATTAATGATTTTGTTTTCAATTGGTGGTTCAACGTACGGAATGGGTGAAGAAACGATGGCATTCTTCCCATTGTTGATTCCAATTATGATGGGGGTTGGCTATGATTCTTTGGTTGCAGTGGGAATTATTTTGCTTAGCACCAGAGTTGGTGATTTAGCATCAACCGTTAACCCGTTTGCAACAGGAGTGGCTTCAGGAATTATCAAAATATCCCCTGGGGTTGGCCTGTTTTCTAGAATTATTTTATTAATTATCGTTACTGCAATTGCAATTTTATTCGTGCTTCATTACGCAGAAAAGATTCGAAAAGATCCGACAAAGTCATTAGTATATCAGCAACGTGATAAAGATATGGAAACATTCTCTGTTGCTGCCAGGACAGCTGAACCTAAGCCACTGACAAAGAATCAAAAAGGGGTACTAGTTGTATTCTGTCTAACCTTTGTAATCATGATTATTGGATTAGTGCCTTGGACGAGTATTAACAGTCACTGGACGTTCTTTGATAGCTTTAATAGCTTGATCACTAAAAACACATTTTTAGGAACTATCCTTGGTAAAGATATCGTTTCATTAGGTAATTGGTACTTTAATGAAATCACTTTGCTATTCTTATTGATGTCGATTGTAATTAAGTTTGTGGGGCACATAAATGAATCTGAGTTTATTTCATCGTTTATGGGTGGAATGGCAGAACTTTTAAACGTAGCTATTATTGTTGCGGTTGCTAGAGGGATTCAAGCAATTATGAATAGTGGGATGATTACTGGGACGATTCTTCACTTTGGAGAAACCGGCTTGAGTGGATTGCCTAAACCGGTATTTGCCATTTTGGCATTTGTATTCTTCTGTGTGCTATCAATCGTAATTCCGTCAAGCTCTGGTTTGGCTGCAGCTACGATGGGCATTATGGGTTCGTTAGCGGCATTTTCACACGTAGACGGCAGTGTAATGGTTTCTGCATTTCAAGCATCATCGGGGTTGATTACTGCGATTACACCAACCTCAGCCATTCTGATGGGGGCACTAGCCTTATCTCATATCAGTCTAATCACTTGGTGGAAATGGACCTGGAAACTAATAGCAATGTTATTTATCATCACTTGTGCCTTCTTAGGAATTGTGGCAGTTTTATAA